The Heptranchias perlo isolate sHepPer1 chromosome X, sHepPer1.hap1, whole genome shotgun sequence genomic interval ctgtcggagggtcggtactgagggagcgccgcactgtcggaggtgccgtctttcggatgagacgttaaaccgaggccccgtctgccctttcaggtggatgtaaaagatcccacggccactatttgaaagACGAGCggagggggggagttctccccggtgtcctggggccgatatttatccctcaaccaacatcacacttggagcactgtgtacagttctggtctccgtattataaaaaggatatagaggcactggagacggtgcaaacaagattcacaaggatgataccagaactgagaggttataactatcaggaaaggctgaacaggctggggctcttttctctagaagggagaaggctggggggtgacctgatggaggtctttaaaattgtatGAAGGGCTTCCATAGgttagacggagagaagatgtttccacttgtggggggagaccagaactaggggccataaatataagatagtcaccaataaatccaatcgggaattcaggagaaacttctttacccagagagcggtgagaatgtggaactcactcccacatggagtggtcgaggggaatagtgtagatggatttaaggggaagctggataaacacatgagggagaaagggatagaaggatatggtgatagggtgagatgaagcagggagggaggaggctcgtgtggagcataaacaccggcacggaccagacGGGCCGTTTCTGCGCTGTTGACCCGATGTAATTCTATGGTCTGTTTCGGGGAGCGGGTTTTCATGCTCCTCCCTCACATAACcccgcatttaaaaaaaaaaaaaaatctctgtccTTTCTTCAACCAGGTGAGAAACCGTACGAGTGCCCAAACTGCAAAAAGAGGTTCTCGCACTCTGGCTCCTACAGTTCGCACATCAGCAACAGGAAATGCATCAGCCTGGGTCTGGCCCCCAGCAAGGTCCAGTGCGGCTCGAGGTCGGCGCTGTCCGCCCCCGGGTCCGGTTCGGCCGGGCTTGCCTTGACCCCCTGCGGGCCCGGGGGCGGGACGGAGCCGCTGGGAATCAAGGAAGAGCCTTTGGATTACGGGGGAGGCCGGGCGTTTGGGGCTTGTCGGGGAACGGTCAGCGGAGGCCTGGAGGCGGGCCGCCTGGCGTACCTCGACAGCCTGCTCCAAGGTCAAATCCGGTACTTGGGCGACTTCGCGGACCTGCCCCCCGGCTCGGCCAGCGACGCGGCCCAAAGCTTCCTCAGGCTTGTGGGCGACATATTCTCCAGCGGGAAGATGGAGGCGAAGCGCCAGGGGCTGGAGAGCGCAGGGGGCCGCCACGGAGGCGGCTCGGGATTCAGGACGTTGGCGAGCGACGGCCGGTCGGGGGCCGCGAGGTCCGTTCTGAACTGCGCCCTGGAGAGATATGGAAAGGGAACCGGAGGAGGCTCGGACTTGGGGCAGGAGTcggacaggcagaggctgagtttGATCACCAGAGTGGTGCTGCCTTTCCCCGGCTGGGAGGGAGGGTGCGACTATCTCTGCCGTCAGTGCGGGCAGGTATTTCCTGAGCCCCTCTGCCTCTACCAGCACCAGTGCGGCCCGGGCAGAGCGAGCAGTGATCgaggagcggccgagcggagccaaGGACCGGTGTTCGCGAAGCCCGACTGCCCGAGGAACGAGACGCGAGCCAGGGCGGGGCTCGGGACGCCCACCTTGACCGTCCCGCCCCAGGACTTTACGGAGAGGAGAAGTGACCCGCTCGACCCAAGCCCCCCGCCCCCGGCGGACGAGAAGGCCTGCTCTCCGCGCCCCCCTTCCCACCgcctgcacagcaagaggcccGGCAGGCGGTGGGCCCTCCCCAGCGGCGGCCCCTGCCCGCGGGCTGCCTCCTGCTCCCCAGAGAgcgtctcctcttcctcctcggaCAGCGCGCAGTCCGAGCCGCTGGACCTGTCGTTGCCGAGGCCGGGGGCGGACCGCAAGGGCGGGGCGGCCGTCGGCGGCCGGGGAGGGAACGAGAGGGCCGCGAGCTCGGCCCTCGCGGCAGGCGCCGCCCCCCGCTGCCCTCAAGCCACCTCCTCCGAGCGGGAGGCCCAAGAAACGTTCGGCGCCCAAGGCTTGATTGCCAACACTTTGTACTCCGCCTTCCTGCCGCTTAGCCCCCGGCTGTCCAGCCCCTTCCTGCCCGGGCTACAGCCATACCCCACCGTCAACGCAGTCAGCTTCCCCCAGCAGGTGGGCTACGCCTTCGTCACGGACGAGGAACTTCGACTACAGAGGAAGCACCTGCGCAAAGAAATTACGCTGGTAAATTTGGGGGAAGAGGaatacgggggtgggggggcgggggggggaggccgttcagcccctcgagcagggGAACACAGGACCAGGAGTgggctatttagcccctcgagcctgttccgccgttcagtgagatcatggctgatctgtgatctgactccatatacccgccttagccccatatcccttaatacctttggttaacaaagatccatcaatctcagatttaaaattgacaattgccatttacggaagagagttccaaacttccaccacccttcgcctgtagaagtgtttcctaacttcactcctgaaagtcctggctctaattttttggctgtgtcccctagtcctaaactccccaaccagcggaaatagtttctccccatcagttcccccttaatatcttgaaaacttcgatcaaatcaccccttaatcttctcaatTCCAGGGAGTACAACTCTAGTtggtgtaatcgctcctcgtaatttaatccttggagtccgggtatcattctggtgaatctacgctgcactcccgccAAGGCCGatacgtccttccgaaggtgcggtgcccagaactgatcacagtaactccaggtgtggtctaaccagggctttgtatagctggaaGATAACCTCTACCCCCATGTAGTCTAGTCTTCGAGAGATAAAGGTCCAgagaaaagagagacagtgaaataTATGCACGCACAGAAACCCCATTGGCCGCCACAATGGAGAGGAGACCCAGCACCCCCCCCAAAACTGCCCTCTGAAACACCTGCAAACCCCCCACCACTCAACAGCACCCCCTCCGCACCCTTCAACGACCCCCAACCTtgtccccccaaaccccacaccccactctccaactCCCTCATCCCCCCAAACCACTCTccaactcccccatccccccaaaaCCCGCACCCCACTCTccaactcccccatcccccccaaacccccgcaCCCCACTCTccaactcccccatcccccccaaacccccacaccccactctccaactcccccatccccccaaacccccacaccccattctccaactcccccatccccccaaccactctccaactcccccatccccccaaacccccacaccccattctccaactcccccatccccccaaccactctccaactcccccatccccccaaacccccacaccccattctccaactcccccatccccccaaccaCTCTCCAACTCCCTCATCCCCCCAAATCCCCGCACCCCACTCTCCAACTCCCTCATCCCCCCAAACCCCTGAACCCCACTCTCCAAATCCctcaaccccccaaacccccgcaccccactctccaactccctcatcccccccaaacccccgcaCCCCgaccaccccaaccccccccccactcagctCCCCCCCCACAGCGTGAAGAACTTATATCAGTCCTAAGGTGGTGAAAGGCAAGTTTGGTCCCGGTAACACACAGTGCAGCCTTCTGTAATGGCCACCAGGGTATCGCAGCCAGTGGGGAAAATTTACAGAGATGTGTCGCCCGAGATTATCCAACTCCatcaggagttcaaatcccaccccgggcagctttgagaatttgaattcagtttaaagggAAAATCCGGCAATGTATCAGTCCAAgtgcggattgtcgtaaaaaaaacCCAACCGCGTTCACCAACGTCCCTTTCGGGGGGAAGGaatcctgccgtccttacccggtctgggcctacacctgaCTCTGGTGCCCCGCACCgacctggttgactcttaactgccctctgaagttaaCCCCACCTTGTCTTTGCTTTATACATTCTCGGGGATgcgggagtgtaaatcagacaaaggttatgcactttggcaggaaaaatcggagagcaagttattatctcaatggcgagagactggaaagtactgcagtacaaagggatctgggggtccgagtgcaagaaaatcaaaaggttagtctgcaggtgcagcaggtgatcaagaaggccaacgaaaCGTTGGCTTTTatcgctcgggggatagaatataaaaacagggaggtattgctgcagttatataaggtattggtgagaccgcacctggaatactgcatacagttttggtctccgtacttaagaaaagacatacttgctctcgaggcagtacaaagaaggttcactcggttaatcccggggatgagggggcggacatatgaggagaggttgagtagattgggactctactcattggagttcagaagaatgagaggcgatcttattgaaacatataagattgtgaaggggctcgatcgggtggatgcggtaaggatgttcccaaggatgggtgaaactagaacgagggggcataatcttagaataaggggctgctgtttcaaaactgagatgaggagaaacttcttcactcagagggtagtaggtctgtggaatttgctgccccgggaagctgtggaagctacatcattaaataaatttaaaacagaaatagacagtttcctagaagtaaagggaattaggggttacggggagcgggcaggaaattggacatgaatttagatttgaggttaggatcagatcagccatgatcgtattgaatggcggagcaggctcgaggggccgattggcctactcctgctcctatttcttaagtttgacaccgagccacataaggagatattagggacaggtgaccaaaagctcggtcaaaggagcgtcttaaaggaggagagagagagaggcggagaggtttagggagggaattccagagcttggggcccaggcagacgaaggcacggccgccaatcgtgggagcgatggaaatcgggggggggggtgggcgagaggccagaattggaggagcgcagagatctcgggagggtcgtaggggctggaggaggttacagagagagggaggggggggtgggaaacGAGGGCCTGACAGGAGCTGCTCCTTTTGATGTTTCTTACTCTGGTGCGGTCGTAGGGGGACCTGTTGGCTGGACAAGCGCCCCAGTTCGTGTCGGCGATGGAAGAGGCCGGCGACTTCGACTTCGGGCCGACCAGGAAGAGGCTGCGGAAGACGGAGAGCGGGCTCTACGCCTGTGACGAGTGCGACAAGAACTTCCAGAAGAGCAGCTCGCTGCTGCGACACAAGTACGAGCACACAGGTGAGCGACAGCACCTGCGCGTCCTCTTAAAGAGTCGCAGGCACGTAGAGCCTCCGCGCCTTAAAGCGAGTCGCGGAGGGGTACAGTCGTGCGATCAAGGGAATTGTTTCGCAtacaaagaggccattcggcccatcgtgcctgtgccggctctttgaaagagctgtccaattagtcccactcccccccccctgctctttccccgtcgccctgtaaattttttccctttcaagtatttctccaattcccttttgaaagttattattgaatctgctcccactgccctttcaggcagcgcgttccagatcagaacaactcgctgcgtaaaaaacattctcctcatctcccctgtggttctttggccaattttcgtaaaactgtgtcctctggttaccgaccctcctgccactggaaacagtttctccccatcgattCTATCAAAACGCCTtataattttgatcacctctattaaatctcccccttaaccttctctgctctaaggagaacaatcccagcttctccagtctctccgcataactgaagtccctcatccccggtaccgttctggtaaatctcctctgcaccctgtctgGTACACTCTCCCTTTTAATTTGTCCTTTGGGCATGTTATACGTTGATTTATTTCCAATTTTAATCTTTTTCATCACCCCTTGAAAACTTTTCTTGAATTATTTACTCAGGAAGGTGAGGGGTATCTGTGTGGGAGAACAAAACATGTTTCATTTTGAAGCTTTGACTTCcaaggcaggtgcagcacgggttagatacagagtgaagctccctctacactgtcccatcaaacactctcagggcaggtacagggttagatacagagtaaagctccctctacactgtcccatcaaacactcccagggcaggtacagggttagatacagagtaaagctccctctacactgtcccgtcaaacactcccagggcaggtacagggttagatacagagtaaagctccctctacactgtcccgtcaaacactcccagggcaggtacagggttagatacagagtaaagctccctctacactgtcccgtcaaacactcccagggcaggtacagggttagatacagagtaaagctccctctacactgtcccgtcaaacactcccagggcaggtacagggttagatacagagtaaagctccctctacactgtcccgtcaaacactcccagggcaggtacagggttagatacagagtaaagctccctctacactgtcccgtcaaacactcccagggcaggtacagggttagatacagagtaaagctccctctacactgtcccgtcaaacactcccagggcaggtacagggttagatacagagtaaagctccctctgcactgtcccctcaaacactcccagggcaggtacagggttagatacagagtaaagctccctctacactgtcccatcaaacactcccagggcaggtacagcacgggttagatacagagtaaagctccctctacactgtcccgtcaaacactcccagggtcaggtacagggttagatacagagtaaagctccctctacactgtcccatcaaacactcccagggcaggtacagggttagatacagagtaaagctccctctacactgtcccatcaaacactcccagggtcaggtacagggttagattcagagtaaagctccctctacactgtcccatcaaacactcccagggcaggtacagggttagattcaaagtaaagctccctctacactgtcccgtcaaacactcccagggcaggtacagggttagatgcagagtaaagctccctctacactgtcccgtcaaacactcccagggcaggtacagggttagatacagagtaaagctccctctacactgtcccgtcaaacactcccagggtcaggtacagggttagatacagagtaaagctccctctacactgtcccatcaaacactcccagggcaggtacagggttagatacagagtaaagctccctctacactgtcccatcaaacactcccagggtcaggtacagggttagattcagagtaaagctccctctacactgtcccatcaaacactcccagggtcaggtacagggttagattcagagtaaagctccctctacactgtcccatcaaacactcccagggcaggtacagggttagatacagagtaaagctccctctacactgtcccatcaaacactcccagggacaggtacagggttagatacagagtaaagctccctctacactgtcccgtcaaacactcccagggtcaggtacagggttagatacagagtaaagctccctctacactgtcccatcaaacactcccagggtcaggtacagggttagattcagagtaaagctccctctacactgtcccatcaaacactcccagggcaggtacagggttagatacagagtaaagctccctctacactgtcccatcaaacactcccagggcaggtacagggttagatacagagtaaagctccctctacactgtcccatcaaacactcccagggcaggtacagggtgagatacagagtaaagctccctctacactgtcccatcaaacactcccaggggcaggtacagggttagatacagagtaaagctccctctacactgtcccatcaaacactcccagggcaggtacagggttagatacagagtaaagctccctctacaccgtcccatcaaacactcccagggcaggtacagggttagatacagagtaaagctccctctacactgtcccatcaaacactcccagggcaggtacagggttagatacagagtaaagctccctctacactgtcccatcaaacactcccagggcaggtacagggttcgattcagagtaaagctccctctgcactgtcccgtcaaacactcccagggcaggtacagggttagatacagagtaaagctccctctacactgtcccatcaaacactcccagggcaggtacagggttagatacagagtaaagctccctctacactgtcccatcaaacactcccagggcaggtacagggttagatacagagtaaagctccctctacactgtcccatcaaacactcccagggcaggtacagggttagatacagagtaaagctccctctacactgtcccatcaaacactcccagggcaggtacagggttagatacagagtaaagctccctctgcactgtcccatcaaacactcccagggcaggtacagggttagatacagagtaaagctccctctacactgtcccatcaaacactcccggggtcaggtacagggttagatacagagtaaagctccctctacactgtcccatcaaacactcccaggggcaggtacagggttagatacagagtaaagctccctctacactgtcccatcaaacactcccagggcaggtacagggttagatacagagtaaagctccctctacactgtcccatcaaacactcccagggtcaggtacagggttagatacagagtaaagctccctctgcactgtcccgtcaaacactcccaggttgcAGGTGCAGCAAGGGGCCAGCAACGCTTCTGGACGTCGCGCGGTCTTGAAAAGGGGCGCTGTTTCATCGCGgtttctttcttcctccttcccGCAGGGAGGCGCCCCCACCAGTGTGAGATCTGCTCGAAAGCCTTCAAGCACAAACACCACCTCATCGAGCACCTGAGGCTACATTCGGGCGAGAAGCCGTACCAGTGCGACAAATGCGGCAAACGCTTCTCCCACTCCGGCTCCTACTCCCAGCACATGAACCACCGCTACTCCTACTGCAGGAGGGgcgaggagggggcggggggtcccCGGACCCCGACGGGGgacgggcgaggggagggggcgagcgggCGGGGGGTCCCGGCCGCCCTGGAGGAATCGGGGTCGGGCCAGGGCTCGCCGAGGGACGGGGAGagctcgctgggggagggggaggaggaggaggaggaggaggaggagcggccCGATTAGGAGTGTCCCACgacagagagaggggttggaTTCTATCGGTGCCCGTTTTGCCTCTTTGCCAGAAAGTCCCCTTTCCAACGGACGCCACTCCGCTGGGAGTCGCTCGACCCGTCCTCCCGCCTTCGCCCCAGCGCCAGGGACGGAGGAATCgcgagcctccacccacccccccgacccgACCCCCTCCCGCACAAAAACGCTTGACACCTTCCCTTCGACCACAcgccccacccctgccccccccgcccACTGATTCGTTCGTTTTGATCGAGCCGCGTCCTCCGCTCGAGCGACCGCTGACGTAGTTTTCAGGCTGCGGTTCTCTGGTGCCGCACTGCGGGTTTTGGAAATCCggatccctctcccccccccccccctgccccgcaaaaagcggggtggcggggggaacaattgaaaatttcaaaactgagatcaatagatttttgttgggtgaggatatTAAGGGTCAGGGAACcaaggagttaagatgcagatcggccatgatcctaattgaatggctcgaggggctgaatggcctcctcctgttcctgtgtaacaggctcgaggggctgaatggcctcctcctgttcctgtgtaaagaggctcaagggggctgaatggcctcctcctgttcctgtgtaaacaggctcgagggggctgaatggcctcctcctgttcctgtgtaaacaggctcgaggggctgaatggcctccatcatgttcctgtgtaacaggctcga includes:
- the LOC137306882 gene encoding zinc finger E-box-binding homeobox 2-like codes for the protein MDAWRGGGLPPSGPAAGLAEGECRREEMEMKTEDICLAGEVDYCQFNGAPVAYVQSSQGTMFYKRPTQDKQTHEVTLGNPDAFAQLLTCPYCERGYKRLTALKDHIVNRHEKTEGSFPCALCGYSFSHRGQLERHTAIHNRMQDQPMLQAESGGDRKFKCTECGKAFKYKHHLKEHIRIHSGEKPYECPNCKKRFSHSGSYSSHISNRKCISLGLAPSKVQCGSRSALSAPGSGSAGLALTPCGPGGGTEPLGIKEEPLDYGGGRAFGACRGTVSGGLEAGRLAYLDSLLQGQIRYLGDFADLPPGSASDAAQSFLRLVGDIFSSGKMEAKRQGLESAGGRHGGGSGFRTLASDGRSGAARSVLNCALERYGKGTGGGSDLGQESDRQRLSLITRVVLPFPGWEGGCDYLCRQCGQVFPEPLCLYQHQCGPGRASSDRGAAERSQGPVFAKPDCPRNETRARAGLGTPTLTVPPQDFTERRSDPLDPSPPPPADEKACSPRPPSHRLHSKRPGRRWALPSGGPCPRAASCSPESVSSSSSDSAQSEPLDLSLPRPGADRKGGAAVGGRGGNERAASSALAAGAAPRCPQATSSEREAQETFGAQGLIANTLYSAFLPLSPRLSSPFLPGLQPYPTVNAVSFPQQVGYAFVTDEELRLQRKHLRKEITLGDLLAGQAPQFVSAMEEAGDFDFGPTRKRLRKTESGLYACDECDKNFQKSSSLLRHKYEHTGRRPHQCEICSKAFKHKHHLIEHLRLHSGEKPYQCDKCGKRFSHSGSYSQHMNHRYSYCRRGEEGAGGPRTPTGDGRGEGASGRGVPAALEESGSGQGSPRDGESSLGEGEEEEEEEEERPD